The stretch of DNA CCGATCTGTGCATCAAGGTGAGTAATAAGGGCATAGTACTCCTTAAGATGCTGCTTGATGGCTGCCTCGGTTCGAGGGAAGGGCGCTAGCCGCTCGTCGCGTAGACTCGGCGGGGAGCCCATGGCTTGTGCGAAAGGATATCTGGGCAGGAATGGTGCCGGAAGTTTGAGATTACTGGCCGGGTACTGATCGAGAAATTCCTGTGGGGCCTGTCTCGGGTCGTGCGGCGCATTGAAGGCCAGATACATGAGAAAAGGTGATTTGGCACTCGCCTGGGAGCCAAGAAAAATTTCTGCATCGTTAGCGAGAACTTCCGACCAATGGGTGCCACCTTCCCAATAGCCTCCGAACGCCGGGTCTGAGGCCGACCAGACGTCTTTCGTGTCTTCCAACGGGCGATTGTATCCAGCGGGTTTGTCTGCGGGCATGCCGGGGCGAATATGAACCGCCTGATCAAAGACTTTCTCGGGTGGGACTGGTAAATGCCATTTGCCAGAAATGAAGGTGCGATACCCAGCTTTTTTGAGTCGTTGCGGCCAGAGAAGTTCCTGCGAGGCCAAATGAGACAACTGCTTGTGGGACTTTTCAGCCTTCCAGAGTGTGCGGCCGGTGAGCAGCATCGAACGACTGGCAATGCAGACTGCCGGAGACCAGGAACCCATATTGGCGGCATGAGTAAAAAACGTGCCGCGACGAGCCAGTGCATCGAGATGGGGTGTTTGCACCTCGCGCCGATCGAAGAGACTCATCGCGTCGTACGTCATATCATCAGCGAGGATAAGTACAAGATGCGGCCGACGGTCTTCAGCAGTTGGTTGGGGAGTAGAAGAGTTTTGATTCGCCAATAAGCCTTTGGCAAACAGAACCTCCATCAAGCAAAGACCAACCAGCAGCAGGTGCTGGCCACCGCTCAACACACGAGAGACAGGATGAAGGAAGTTCATATCGATGTCCGATGGAAGTATCGACAAACCAAATTCCGTCTTGAATGAGCTCCCGCAAGAGTCGTCGTACAAACTATTGAGGAATCAGTTCCAGTGCGCGAAAGTCTCCGACAGCGACGCCTGGTTTTGAAACTGCTTTGAGGCTGATTTCCTGCCGGCCGATGTCGTCGATTTTGAGTTCTCCGACATCTCGCCAGACGAAGTTCTGAAAGTGGCCCGTCTCTTCGACGACAAATGTCAGGGAAGAATCCTCAATCTTCGCCTCGACGATGGCACCGCCACTCCCTTTGCCACAACCCTGGAATACTCTCAGGCGATAGTTGCCGGGCTTCGTGACAGTCAACGGAAAAACGACATAGTCGTCTTTCTCGACCCAGAAGCCGACCGTTTGCTTGTGAGGTAATGGTTCGTAACGAAGCTGTCTTCCATAGACCTGAGCTGATTTGGCAGGGATCGAAATCACACCTGTTTTGGCATGCGGAGGATTCGGTATGTAATCAGGGTTGGGGACTGTTTCCTGTGCGTTCACCGATTGCTTCCAGGCTGATAATTGTGCTGCAAATTGGGTGATTTTTTCGGGTTCGTCGGGGGCACGATTGCGGCCTTCTCCCGGATCTTTATCGACGAGAAACAGCTCTTTGCGACCGGTCTGGTAGTTCTCAATATACTTCCAGGGGCCCTGGCGAATAACGCCGCCGGGGAAACCACCTTGATTAGCGTAGTGCGGGTAATGCCAATAAAGCGGTCTTTCAAAAGTGGCCTTCTTCAACTCGGGTGTAGCATTCCCTCTCCAGATGTCAGAGACATTCATCCCGTCAAGCGGGGAGTTAGCATCGACCTGATCCTGGATTCCTGCCAGAGAGAGAAGGCTGGGGAACAGATCGAGGGTGGTCATAGGAACGTCTGTCGTCGAACCATCTGGGATGTGCTTGGGAAAACTGACAATGAGCGGTACACGAATCCCACCTTCGTAGAGCCAGCCTTTCCCTTCGCGAAGTGGAGCATTGATGGTGGCCGGTGTGTTCTTGCCTTCAATGGTCGCTAGACCGCCATTATCAGAAGTGAAGACCACGATCGTATTCTTCGAGAAGCCCTTTTCCGTCAGAGAGTTCATGACCTTGCCGACCGCTGCGTCGAGGTGATAGAGCATGGCAGCGTAGATCTCATTTCGAACCACGCCGGGCGGCTTGTTGTCTCGAAACTTCTGGATGGTCTCCTCAGGAGCATTCATCGGTGTATGTACGGCAAAGTGTGGCAGGTAGAGAAAGAATGGCTTTTCGTCGGTTTGCTTTTCAATGAAAGCAACGGCTTTGTCAGCCAGTGCATCGGTGAGGTACACTCCATCCGGGACACCTTCAAGACCAGGGATCGGTTTACCTTGTTGATTCTTTTCTCCATTAGCCGCCGCTTTGGGGCCAAATGGCGCAAACCATCTGGCGGGGGAGCCTCGTTCATCGCCGGCGATCTGCTCTTGAAAACCATGTTGGAAAGGGCCGGCTGCTCCACCACCCAGGTGCCATTTGCCAATGCTGCAAGTCTGATAACCTTGGGACTGTAAAACTCCCGGCAGAGTCGTTATCCCCTGCGGCAAAGAGTTTCGAATCTCGGGGACGCGCAAGGCCTGATCGTTACGGTTGCCTCTTCCGGGAAGCCAGTCTGTGAGATGCAACCGGGCGGGGTTTTGACCGGTGAGAAGTGCCGCTCGCGTGGGAGAGCATACAGGGCAGGCGGCGTAGGCCTGTGTGCAGCGGATCCCATCGCGGGCCAGTTGATCGAGGTGGGGAGTTTTATGAAATGGATTACCGTAACAACCGAGATCGGCCCAGCCCAGATCATCGGCAAGAATCACCACGATATTGGGACGGTTCTGGCGTGGAGCTGAAGGCGAATTCCCTTCGCTGGCTTGAGCAAAGTTCACGGCAATTCCACAGAGGAATACCAGTACTGATAGCAACAGATGCTTCGTCATGATGTAACTTCAAGTGAGAGCTTGTGGAGAGTAAGAACGGCTATACGAAGTGAGGGTAAATCGAGTTCAGGATGATGTTTATCGAGAATCGAAACTTACCGGATTGCTACCCCAGCCGAGTTTTCGATGAAGGGTGGAGTAATAACTCCATCCTTCCAGACGGACGAGTTGGCAGGCGACCTCGGCTCTGCGGATTTCGACGACATCGCCTGGCCGAAGTGGTTCGCGAATCTGTCCGTCAATGACCAATGTTACCCCTTCATTCACTTCGGGGACACGCATTTCGAAGATACAATCGGCACTATCGACCAATGGGCGATTACTTAAGGTGTGGGGACTGATGGGTGTCACCACAAATGCCTGTAAATTCTGTTTGAGAATTGGTCCTCCAGCCGCCAGACTATGGGCGGTTGAGCCAATCGGCGTACTGACAATCAAACCATCGCAGCGGTACGTGGTGACAGGAACCCGATCGACCAGCAGCTCGATATCGATCAGACGGAGGGATGCGCCGGCCTGGATCGAAACTTCATTCAAACCCAGCGATTGAAGTTGCTCATGGCCATCCCGAAAAAGTCGGCATTCAAACATCAGGTGATCGACAATGCGGTACCGCCTCGATGCGATCTCGCCCAATGATTGCATGAATTCTGCGGGTGTCAGATCGGCAAGAAATCCCAGGCGTCCCAGGTTGATACCCAGCATGGGCCGCTGTTGTTTGCCCATGGCGCGGCAGGTACGGAGAATCGATCCATCGCCACCGATCACAGCCACGATCTGTGGTTCTATGTCCCAGCAGTTACAGTCATGGACACCCAGGATACCCGCAAGCTGGACCTGCTCCTGCTGTTCGATGAAATCCACTAAAACTCGACGAATTTCGGCGACTTGAGGATGATGATCACGAAAGACAAGTCCAACTTGAATGGGCTCCGGAAGCATGACTCGTCCTGGAATGAAGGCTCTGTTTTATCGACGATGTTGATCAGCTATGGTTGCTCAGTTGGTGGCTACTATTCTTCGCTGACTGGTTCGGGTTTGGGATAGCCGCTCCAGACCAGAGGCTTTGCTGCCATCGCGAGTTCACTCTTCTCGAGCATTCCCAGAATTTGTGTGACCGTCATGTTGGTGTTGATCTCGCGTTTGAGCCGCTGAATGATCTGTGGTGTGACGAGGTGGGCACCAGGGCCAGCTTCGCCTTCCAGGAAAGCCCGTTTCTGGTCGTAAACGGCCCAGAAAATTGTGCGGGACATCCCCTTGGCGCCATCACGACATTTGACCGCAGCGCCACCTTTGACCCGCTGACCGTTGACCCGATAGAGGTCACTTCGCTCGAAGACAATCGCAATGACATTCCAGTCTTTGGAACCAAACAAGCCGAACATGAGCTTCTTTCTCTCAGAGGTGGTCGTCAAGGCGGCCAGCTCACAGATCAAATCGGTGATGGCACGATACTCAGTATCGTTCTACAGTTCCGTTCCCAGCGATGCCAGACTGGTATTCTCGAAGTGACAAACTTTCATGAAGGGAATCTCATAATGGCCAGTGGATTGCAATTGGCCTTCGAAAATTCTGAGTCTATGATTAGGGCATGGCCGAATCTGAAAAAAGCTCACAGCGCAAGACATTGGATCAGGGTGATTCCTGGGTTGATCCACTCCAGCCCATGGCTCCAAAGAAGTCATGGTTTGGACGGAAACAGCCTCAGGAAAATTCTGTAGACCAGACTTTGGAACAGGTCGATCCACGACATACAAATCCGTCAGCGAAGCCTTCGACTTCGCTGCCTGAAACTGCACTGAATACGGCCAAATCAACGAGCAGTTCACCACGCGTCCAACCTGCTAGTCAAAATGCGGCTGCCAATTCGGCGAAACCTCGACGTGTCATTCTCGAACGTGAGATGCTCCCAGGCGAACTGGCGAGAATGGCTGCGCGACAGGCCGTGCCCTCTCCTTCAAATGCCGCCAATACCGTCGATCACGAACTGAAAGACGACGACTTTCTGGAGGAAGAGAACGAGCAGCTTCGTCGAGAGCGCGAGCTGGAAGCGAAGCGTCTGGCAGAGCAGGAAAAACAGTTTCGATCAAGACATTGGGCGATCTGGCTGTTTTTTATGACCTGTGTGACGACGTTTCTCGCGGGCTTGAACAGTGGTGGTGGGCCAGGCCCGGCAATGCCGGAAGATCTCCTGCGTGATGGGCTCATCTACTCGGGTTGCGTCATGGCAATTCTGTGTGCTCATGAACTGGGGCATTACCTGCAAAGTAAGCGGCACGGGCTACCGTTTTATTATCCCTATTTTATTCCGTTTCCATTTGGGATCTTTGGAACTTTAGGAGCGACGGTTTCCTCCAGTAAAATCAAATTGTCACGATCTGCGTTATTGGACATCGCGACAACCGGGCCGCTGTTCGGCCTGATTGTCACACTTCCCATCGCTCTTTATGGTGCAGCGACATCCATCCCCTTTCCGGCGAACGCACAACCGGGCTTTTCACTCAGCGATCCACCAATCCTGCGGTGGATGATCGTGCTGACGCATCCGCAGCTGGGGCCCAATGACGATGTCCTCATCAACCCCGCCTTGCTGGCCGGGTGGTTTGGCATCTATTGGACGGCCCTCAATCTGGTTCCGATTGGTCAGCTGGATGGCGGTCAGATTATGACAGCACTGATTGGCAGACGGGCAGAAGTTGTGAGCAAACTGACCATTGTCGTGGCCGTCGTCTGGATGCTGTACTCGCTCGATCTGACATTCAGCACCATGCTGGGGCTGATGGCGATTATGGGCATTCGCAGTGCTGAAATTGAGAATGAGACAATAGCGCCGAGCAAAGTCAAAATGGCTCTCGGTTGGCTCCTTTTAGCCTTTTTATTGATTGGATTCACACCCATTCCATTCCGCATGGCTCCCTGATGGTGACGGCTTTGGGGATCATCGTTCTCTTAACCCAGCAGCTCACCACGGGTCGATTTTCCAAGCACTTCCAGGCATCCCAGCAGAAAAGCCGGGAGGTCGTCTGGCTTACGGCTGCTCACAAAATGGCGATCAACGACAACTTCCTGATCCAGAAATAAAGCGCCGGCATTCTCGATATCGTCTTTGATGCCCAGCGAACCAGTGGTGCGGACATTCCGATAAATCCCAGCGGAAATCGGCATCCAGCCACCATGACAGATCGCTGCCACAAGTTTGCTATCTGCATGAAACTCCTGCAGCAATTGTTTCACTTTCGCTTCACGGCGAATTTTGTCTGGCATCCATCCTCCCGGACAGATCACTCCAACAAAATCGCTGGACTTCTGATCTCGAATCGCGGCGTCCGATCGACAGGGATAGCCGTGCTTCCCTTTGTAAACCACATTCGCTTCCAGCCCCGCGCAAACGACCTGATAACCGGCTTCGATCAGCCTCAGTTTGGGATACCAGACTTCGAGATCTTCGTACTCTTCACCAATGAACATGAGGATGGCTGGTGAGTTGGGCATGGGTAAAGTTCCGCCAATCGAGGAAGTAGGAATAATGAATCACAAGGATTTGAGGATGTCAGGCATGATTAAGTATGTCATGAACCACATGTCCATGCACGTCTGTCAAACGAAACTGCCGTCCCTGAAACCGGTAAGTCAGGCGTTCATGATCAATGCCCATCAGGTGCAGTATGGTCGCTTGCAGGTCATGAACATGGACGGGGTTTTCTAAGACATTCATCCCCAGATCATCAGAGGCTCCATAAGTCATACCATTTTTCACGCCACCACCGGCCATCCAGACAGTAAAGGCATATGGATGATGATCGCGTCCCCAGCGCGGGCGATTGGCAAGATCACCTTGAATGAATGGTGTCCGACCAAACTCACCACCCCAGATGACCAGCGTATCATCGAGCAGCCCACGTTGTTTCAGATCCTTCACGAGGGCCGCTGAAGGTTGGTCGGTATCGCGGCATTGGTTGTAAAGTTCAGTCGTGAGACTATTGTGCTGATCCCACCCGGCATGCATGAGCTGCACGCTACGGACGCCACGTTCGACGAGCCGCCTGGCCATCAGACAGTTGTAGGCAAAAGAACCTGGCTGCTCGACCTGTGGACCGTACATCTCAAGGGTGGCTTTTGATTCACCGGAAAGATCGGTCAATTCCGGAACACTGGTTTGCATACGAAATGCCATTTCGGACTGGGCAATTCGAGTGCTGATCTCGGGGTCTCCTGAGAGGGCTTGTTTCTGCAGATTCAGTGCTGTGACATCGTTGAGCATGGCCTCGCGAAACTCGCGAGAAATCCCCGGGCCATCTTTCAAATAGAGGACGGGATCTTTGCTTCCTCGAAACTTCACTCCTTGAAATCGCGACGGCAGAAATCCACTTCCCCAGTAAAAATCGTAGAAAATCTGCCCACACGAGGTTCCCTTGGTTACTGACGTGAGCACAACATAGCCGGGGAGATTATCGGCTGCGCTTCCCAGACCGTACGTCAGCCATGCACCCAGTGCAGGCCTGCCAGGAAGTTCACTCCCTGTGAGCATGAATGTAATTGCCGGTGCATGATTCACCGCCTCTGTATGCATCGATTTGACAAAACAGA from Planctopirus ephydatiae encodes:
- a CDS encoding sulfatase; translation: MTKHLLLSVLVFLCGIAVNFAQASEGNSPSAPRQNRPNIVVILADDLGWADLGCYGNPFHKTPHLDQLARDGIRCTQAYAACPVCSPTRAALLTGQNPARLHLTDWLPGRGNRNDQALRVPEIRNSLPQGITTLPGVLQSQGYQTCSIGKWHLGGGAAGPFQHGFQEQIAGDERGSPARWFAPFGPKAAANGEKNQQGKPIPGLEGVPDGVYLTDALADKAVAFIEKQTDEKPFFLYLPHFAVHTPMNAPEETIQKFRDNKPPGVVRNEIYAAMLYHLDAAVGKVMNSLTEKGFSKNTIVVFTSDNGGLATIEGKNTPATINAPLREGKGWLYEGGIRVPLIVSFPKHIPDGSTTDVPMTTLDLFPSLLSLAGIQDQVDANSPLDGMNVSDIWRGNATPELKKATFERPLYWHYPHYANQGGFPGGVIRQGPWKYIENYQTGRKELFLVDKDPGEGRNRAPDEPEKITQFAAQLSAWKQSVNAQETVPNPDYIPNPPHAKTGVISIPAKSAQVYGRQLRYEPLPHKQTVGFWVEKDDYVVFPLTVTKPGNYRLRVFQGCGKGSGGAIVEAKIEDSSLTFVVEETGHFQNFVWRDVGELKIDDIGRQEISLKAVSKPGVAVGDFRALELIPQ
- a CDS encoding type 1 glutamine amidotransferase domain-containing protein; its protein translation is MPNSPAILMFIGEEYEDLEVWYPKLRLIEAGYQVVCAGLEANVVYKGKHGYPCRSDAAIRDQKSSDFVGVICPGGWMPDKIRREAKVKQLLQEFHADSKLVAAICHGGWMPISAGIYRNVRTTGSLGIKDDIENAGALFLDQEVVVDRHFVSSRKPDDLPAFLLGCLEVLGKSTRGELLG
- a CDS encoding sulfatase-like hydrolase/transferase is translated as MSILPSDIDMNFLHPVSRVLSGGQHLLLVGLCLMEVLFAKGLLANQNSSTPQPTAEDRRPHLVLILADDMTYDAMSLFDRREVQTPHLDALARRGTFFTHAANMGSWSPAVCIASRSMLLTGRTLWKAEKSHKQLSHLASQELLWPQRLKKAGYRTFISGKWHLPVPPEKVFDQAVHIRPGMPADKPAGYNRPLEDTKDVWSASDPAFGGYWEGGTHWSEVLANDAEIFLGSQASAKSPFLMYLAFNAPHDPRQAPQEFLDQYPASNLKLPAPFLPRYPFAQAMGSPPSLRDERLAPFPRTEAAIKQHLKEYYALITHLDAQIGKILHAIESSGTHRETIIAFTADHGLAIGQHGLMGKQNLYDHSTRVPLFFVSIPAGSSAKSPHRETTIHEGKQVTRPVYLQSVAATFLDLAGVPLLPEEEYPSLLPLIRETTTINAATPQNFQNLRFAKETDSLSAKEWHDDLIGSYLHRQRSITSGGMKLILYPEANAERLYNLKTDPLEQTDLSANESHLETRKQLRERLIQWQKTLEDPLHLNGKDNASR
- a CDS encoding site-2 protease family protein codes for the protein MAESEKSSQRKTLDQGDSWVDPLQPMAPKKSWFGRKQPQENSVDQTLEQVDPRHTNPSAKPSTSLPETALNTAKSTSSSPRVQPASQNAAANSAKPRRVILEREMLPGELARMAARQAVPSPSNAANTVDHELKDDDFLEEENEQLRRERELEAKRLAEQEKQFRSRHWAIWLFFMTCVTTFLAGLNSGGGPGPAMPEDLLRDGLIYSGCVMAILCAHELGHYLQSKRHGLPFYYPYFIPFPFGIFGTLGATVSSSKIKLSRSALLDIATTGPLFGLIVTLPIALYGAATSIPFPANAQPGFSLSDPPILRWMIVLTHPQLGPNDDVLINPALLAGWFGIYWTALNLVPIGQLDGGQIMTALIGRRAEVVSKLTIVVAVVWMLYSLDLTFSTMLGLMAIMGIRSAEIENETIAPSKVKMALGWLLLAFLLIGFTPIPFRMAP
- a CDS encoding DUF1501 domain-containing protein; the encoded protein is MTTHHRRSFLGTAAGSLGLGLASLSHLFAAEQSPAPVSSTSTAATTDIIGRPHLTPKAKHVIYLFQNGAPTHVDLFDYKPKLRELHGQPLPESYVGGKRFSTMTGNANGKLILGNVEPFAQHGESGAWVSSLMPHTAQIADELCFVKSMHTEAVNHAPAITFMLTGSELPGRPALGAWLTYGLGSAADNLPGYVVLTSVTKGTSCGQIFYDFYWGSGFLPSRFQGVKFRGSKDPVLYLKDGPGISREFREAMLNDVTALNLQKQALSGDPEISTRIAQSEMAFRMQTSVPELTDLSGESKATLEMYGPQVEQPGSFAYNCLMARRLVERGVRSVQLMHAGWDQHNSLTTELYNQCRDTDQPSAALVKDLKQRGLLDDTLVIWGGEFGRTPFIQGDLANRPRWGRDHHPYAFTVWMAGGGVKNGMTYGASDDLGMNVLENPVHVHDLQATILHLMGIDHERLTYRFQGRQFRLTDVHGHVVHDILNHA
- a CDS encoding NAD(+)/NADH kinase is translated as MLPEPIQVGLVFRDHHPQVAEIRRVLVDFIEQQEQVQLAGILGVHDCNCWDIEPQIVAVIGGDGSILRTCRAMGKQQRPMLGINLGRLGFLADLTPAEFMQSLGEIASRRYRIVDHLMFECRLFRDGHEQLQSLGLNEVSIQAGASLRLIDIELLVDRVPVTTYRCDGLIVSTPIGSTAHSLAAGGPILKQNLQAFVVTPISPHTLSNRPLVDSADCIFEMRVPEVNEGVTLVIDGQIREPLRPGDVVEIRRAEVACQLVRLEGWSYYSTLHRKLGWGSNPVSFDSR